A region from the Etheostoma spectabile isolate EspeVRDwgs_2016 chromosome 9, UIUC_Espe_1.0, whole genome shotgun sequence genome encodes:
- the cep350 gene encoding centrosome-associated protein 350 isoform X3 — translation MREMRSSRRTELSLKSSGQQLTDHNIGTELTTTWKSLSQSKAALRHIENRLEAAPGTGVLLDSVMDLPKKKSSRAIRCRDGQQADDSRGSSKRRGRSQQSPDKSSSRSPLRNATQDSNVRRNNSVEFREPLVSYREATPPPHPSSQLEAYSLQSVPGSSYPSSPPPSDPLLSQLVYQRDTRDKQADTDLDSTHSSALENTEVRYLNDQPALDTLRTIGNQSHLTDVRVHACQRAEEKSTLKAQLGMDSHESSPCLAPAPGSICQGESTPSTSPGSASQRLENLRRHQPDDKLEKLKERIRRQRQHLEEAAEKEKLLGYLEQPIMEAVGSNNAGTSNMPTAIIRKIAAAPPAPIYKGFNSTETKIQTPDGRVWKEEEFHNLSKEIYSDLSRQFAESTRSRHQQQREQRADRSKERRPSKPVRKVHRAAPSTDLIAKPVISPASWRDGQKLVKMVLGPVPKLPREEDRPRPANRLSSTASRHRSSSDPRSEPNPQPHPNCTEIPRSGFKSKKHSASASPPSSTDRDQAPVGVSTDLLSADIKGILDDLQLECKAAESEERARQRSRCGSSARRGRGGSGSRKRTPVSVWGTTVTKGSSSRGCRSASPTTHRPETADSGHKKRHYDADTVRQYISRQQEERKRRQAEEKRALKEEAEKRNQRLQELYRKQREVAKTVALPSEAPVAPVQKRLQETYNKLLLEEAELGQEATQMLPAASSSQMRSMYQPSGESDKENRRLGAPQSPSSSDRSLNDQPSPPLSRNDLNIGVTSLLQPDRLSPAARTMTGPSSSELAPFGDRLLSHLLRLETGVAASDVKHTQQTAAASSNKPLSKMSRIEALKATATSLSNRIESEVRKIAWEGVNYGTETSMDVDKIRPSQANLNDGCWAETAATENDDVALRIQKILTSIGHSSYNGTALPGVGNLHPLRGHKENKGTHTNLTYPQTTSVDVTGPILNSYTHERRKLVNGLEKDKNRTELHDSSAGSISEGPLLSEGSFSEDDASPPHPSNNRVPVLADRLEAVDYCAGQRRDYQRLSEFQREAAMCSALSPPCAQHDGSKAAWEELNKGSPLSVINIFTKNIHGHVPASERNPPSTHSIHSGNGPVDAAIYEDDFVSSRSSRASGQLRRSSNSRSVNSHFEELMRRSPYDKSTGGISSHHSSFQSSSHSPHLSPGSTSGSSPFSKRSTRKRGTASDQSDATLVEEQRSSCTPPSEALSSDSRKRGSDKSSIHSQAKSVHSNDTIEETSGLSHLSKKSTAARPKQSSSCGSLYPGSISPGADCPSEPGRSGSLGANYPNTGTTARSGRAETKTTGELQYSPAVLQQRMAVELQYLESIEESVRQLGDVERVMGVSIAQQESVSLAQMLKARQECHARDLYELKIKAEREALETQLQLEENRQRVARAHIELQDNLAANQKETLEGLQEATTKMMSQQAEAARYTADTARHIKEMTELARSQIAGALVAPPAVSDSSILDKREEQQRSYLKQLQEKNDSDSFPSEVSSRRTRPEEPLSSLNSLSHSDSLSFRRPNLSGADSSSHHSPSRASTDPRERTKKEAVEGKLRKGEAKERTEREAGSSSIDEEVITAANDSLCSDSIPSAVDEKGDSTSVATEYSLKFDESMTEDEIEERSFRSLLPSEAHRRGTMEKKSRHHEESDDGASHNTTLVSGAQNILKSQDANMAFSSGQDSFSQFTMDMVRQYMKDEEVRLQHQSSLLHLRQKAVKEKTRTELAWLEHQKKRLRDKGEDDKMPPIRKKQRGLLMKLQQEQAEIKRLQEANRAARKERQLLLKQQEEIERMRNSTFRLKERLKCAGGEAPPETPVSETPVSEAASSNMRHAEDIRSPSPSLSVSGSETSSIMQKLKKMRSHMDEKHCSPVHYFFSVFTAHHWASLSVCLPNLHPKFQLFIYNQLVRFLTKREQQLMQRRHHAEELLQWKQRLDQEEAEVRRMEKEALAVWDRQTPRDMAKGQEKEIPDISPSPSHHRSSEPKTDSEKDYVSEGDCSPATPESSIHTEGLGSQQPESPSSVQPASIPETPLASVQSSPANYTQDFTSASQSPSKQSFQSLLKGSHSSAASPSDRSSKTKMQLSSSRTANHALTQPTESPMLIQTEPISDQSDIESRIKALKEELRKRKYMAYQLKKEQKKRNKERLKAQEASLLKQLESYNNFIEKTKAELNKEPDSTPDTQSQIKDTTSVAEQSSIKPPAHWSDTSKISESERAQNDASLDCNALPQPDLSKSTSVPEELSDEDDAPTVTTSPVYDSPECPPSGPRSCLARVGLLRPSSKEAQAQIDESGDENIVSYQRSDIQEELKIEVSSTFEDQHSERLLKLEKDDRLDFQEKLSASKHVSSSMSEEHRYSPTVSLEQDTEIKKRETSEAEEAEKSIVISSSKSHSVAMDLKTSPPLSYRSAASEHDMVALSSKKGAPIKDVKVSSPIADGYHEDFESSADSSPREEHHSSKPASQISVAPTEIKGLRKDSPSRATPYDSQDEEVDEEISEELSHHLGTSGASCQSGRLLDLHNHTEDSKHDIKDIIHSSRSPPISPLHTPISPVIDEMPSFSIGDRVLVGSVQPGTLRFKGPTSFANGFWAGVELDKSEGSNNGTYDGVVYFRCDESHGIFAPPDKITHLPAKFEIYTDTTEDEDSFCDGLSDKDGEQRKTDEHQSQKQGNLKSENDQTSNEINESGDKKVTESVHKIGSHLNLQQYKESKHPISNGNTRDVMLNFENAPTTLLISDEDKIDQGKQSRKEITALVERVEVDSHQFGPADLSTDIRNDKGEQKDRDLLDTFADKLLNNFVKDTLTQLAEIKKAKEQKIEAANQMNGYLISENVEQEEWFSSVQQKDGLPYFLPAEKEELSSPELCNQPESPVLGARGQEELAKRLAELELSRELLDELGEDQDWFDEDFGLSSRREQQRLKQREEEVRLGRSGLSAGLALGELASSGGEHQVKTPPRPELPLPLPPKLPEQPAMVVPHSATEVEKMVYAATKEIWESCCLGKEGALILAQLPNPKPSQEYLGIEARSQDQEALCVRSYRKAVYDLTWEMLQEIYAEDPNADQPQWVKPRRVKSSFSHRVKTPGDLTKIQEFISAEVLKLYGLTKDHSQKTDWQKMLKFGKKKRDRVDHILVQELHEEEAQWVNYDEDELFVKMQLADSIFDALLKDTANVLTLIYDKKAKRENALS, via the exons ATAGCCATGAGTCAAGCCCATGCTTAGCTCCAGCTCCAGGCTCCATATGCCAAGGGGAGAGCACTCCCTCCACCAGCCCTGGTTCAGCTTCTCAACGGTTGGAGAACCTAAGGCGACATCAGCCTGATGATAAGCTGGAGAAGCTCAAAGAGCGTATTCGAAGGCAGAGACAACATCTGGAGGAGgctgcagagaaagaaaagctgCTTGGTTATCTGGAACAGCCCATTATGGAAGCTGTGGGGAGTAACAATGCTGGTACTAGCAACATGCCCACAGCCATCATACGGAAAATAGCAGCTGCACCGCCTGCGCCTATATACAAAG GTTTCAACAGTACTGAGACAAAGATCCAGACTCCCGATGGAAGAGTTTGGAAGGAAGAAGAGTTTCACAACCTCAGCAAAGAAATATACAGTGACTTGTCACGACAGTTTGCTG AGAGCACCAGATCTAGACATCAGCAGCAAAGGGAACAGAGAGCGGACAGGTCGAAAGAGAGGAGGCCTTCCAAACCAGTCAGGAAAGTTCACAGAGCTGCCCCTTCTACTGACCTAATTGCAAAACCAG TGATTAGCCCTGCATCATGGCGGGATGGCCAGAAGCTGGTAAAGATGGTACTGGGTCCAGTTCCCAAGCTGCCCAGGGAGGAGGACAGACCCCGGCCAGCTAACAGACTGAGCAGTACAG CTTCCCGTCACCGTTCCAGTTCAGACCCACGCTCAGAACCAAACCCACAGCCTCACCCTAACTGCACAGAAATACCTCGTAGTGGATTTAAATCCAAAAAGCACTCCGCATCCGCATCTCCCCCCTCATCTACAGATCGGGACCAGGCCCCAGTGGGTGTCAGCACAGACTTGTTGTCAGCAGACATCAAGGGGATACTTGATGATCTTCAGCTGGAGTGCAAAGCCGCTGAGAGCGAAGAGAGGGCCCGGCAAAGGTCCCGGTGTGGGAGCAGTGctaggagagggagagggggatcAGGGTCACGAAAAAGAACTCCGGTCTCTGTTTGGGGAACCACTGTGACAAAGGGTAGCTCCTCAAGAGGCTGCCGCAGCGCCAGCCCCACCACACACCGACCAGAAACTGCAGACTCTGGGCACAAAAAGCGGCACTATGATGCAGACACCGTTCGCCAGTACATTTCCAGGCaacaagaggagagaaagaggcgTCAAGCAGAAGAGAAGAGGGCACTTAAGGAGGAGGCAGAAAAGAGAAATCAGAGATTGCAGGAGCTCTACAGGAAGCAAAGAGAAGTAGCTAAAACAGTGGCCCTTCCCAGCGAGGCGCCTGTGGCCCCAGTACAAAAACGACTACAGGAAACCTACAACAAACTGCTGTTGGAGGAAGCCGAGCTGGGCCAGGAGGCCACACAGATGCTACCTGCTGCCTCTTCTAGTCAAATG AGATCGATGTACCAGCCCTCAGGAGAGTCGGACAAAGAGAACAGAAGACTAGGGGCACCTCAGAGCCCCTCGAGCAGTGATAGGTCTTTGAATGATCAGCCATCTCCTCCATTATCCAG GAATGATCTAAATATTGGGGTTACCTCTTTGCTTCAGCCTGACCGTCTGAGCCCAGCTGCTCGAACAATGACTGGTCCCAGCAGCAGTGAGCTAGCCCCTTTTGGTGACCGTCTACTCTCTCACCTTCTTAGGCTGGAGACTGGGGTTGCTGCCAGTGATGTCAAGCACACCCAGCAGACAGCCGCAGCATCTTCCAACAAGCCGCTGTCAAAGATGTCCCGCATTGAGGCCCTCAAGGCCACAGCCACATCCCTCTCCAACCGTATAGAGAGTGAAGTACGAAAGATTGCTTGGGAGGGGGTCAACTATGGTACAGAAACTTCAATGGACGTAGATAAAATTAGGCCCTCTCAAGCTAATCTTAATGATGGATGCTGGGCAGAAACAGCTGCCACAGAAAATGATGACGTTGCATTGAGGATCCAGAAAATTTTGACTAGCATAGGTCATAGTTCATATAATGGCACAGCTCTTCCAGGAGTAGGCAATCTGCACCCCCTCAGGggacacaaagaaaacaagggTACACACACCAATTTGACCTATCCACAAACAACTTCTGTTGATGTAACAGGGCCCATTCTCAACAGTTATACACATGAAAGGAGGAAGCTAGTCAATGGTTTGGAAAAGGATAAGAATCGGACAGAACTCCATGACTCAAGTGCCGGTTCCATcagtgagggtcctcttctGAGTGAAGGGAGTTTTTCTGAGGATGATGCAAGCCCTCCTCACCCTTCCAACAATCGTGTGCCTGTATTGGCAGATCGCCTGGAGGCAGTGGACTACTGCGCAGGTCAAAGAAGGGATTACCAGCGGTTGTCAGAGTTCCAGAGGGAGGCAGCAATGTGCTCGGCCCTCAGCCCTCCCTGTGCACAGCATGATGGCAGCAAAGCAGCCTGGGAGGAGCTGAACAAAGGAAGCCCTTTAAGCGTTATCAACATTTTTACTAAGAATATTCATGGCCATGTTCCAG CGAGTGAGAGGAACCCTCCCTCTACCCATTCTATACACTCTGGGAATGGCCCCGTAGACGCAGCCATCTATGAAGATGACTTTGTGTCATCACGTAGCAGCAGAGCCAGTGGCCAGTTAAGGAGAAGCTCCAATTCACGCag TGTGAACAGTCATTTTGAGGAGCTGATGAGGAGGTCTCCTTATGACAAAAGTACAGGAGGCATCAGTTCTCACCATTCATCCTTTCAGTCATCTAGTCACTCACCGCATCTTTCCCCTGGTTCAACATCTGGCTCCTCACCCTTCTCCAAGCGCTCTACCAGGAAAAGA GGCACAGCATCAGACCAGAGTGATGCCACCCTGGTAGAAGAGCAAAGGAGCTCTTGCACACCTCCCTCAGAGGCATTATCCTCTGACTCCAGGAAAAGGGGCTCAGACAAAAGTTCCATCCACAGCCAGGCGAAGAGTGTCCACTCTAATGACACTATAGAGGAAACGTCAGGGCTTTCTCACCTAAG TAAGAAGTCTACAGCAGCCAGGCCCAAACAGTCTTCTTCGTGTGGCTCTCTATACCCTGGTTCCATATCTCCAGGAGCAGACTGTCCCAGTGAGCCTGGGAGAAGTGGCTCTCTGGGGGCAAATTATCCCAACACAGGCACCACAGCTCGCAGTGGTAGAGCAGAGACCAAGACCACCG GTGAACTACAATATTCACCTGCTGTCTTGCAGCAGCGTATGGCGGTAGAGCTTCAGTACCTGGAGTCCATTGAGGAGTCAGTCCGACAGCTGGGCGACGTGGAGAGGGTGATGGGTGTGTCCATAGCTCAACAGGAGAGCGTGTCATTGGCTCAGATGCTCAAG GCCAGGCAGGAGTGCCATGCGCGTGATCTCTACGAGCTGAAGATCAAGGCTGAAAGGGAAGCCCTGGAGACACAGCTACAGCTGGAGGAAAACAGGCAGAGAGTGGCCAGg GCTCATATAGAACTGCAGGATAACTTGGCTGCAAATCAAAAAGAGACCTTGGAGGGCCTCCAGGAGGCAACTACGAAGATGATGAGTCAACAGGCTGAGGCAGCACGGTACACAGCCGACACTGCCCGACACATCAAAGAG ATGACGGAATTGGCACGGTCCCAGATAGCAGGAGCTTTGGTTGCCCCCCCTGCTGTTTCTGATTCCTCCATTTTGGACAAGCGGGAAGAACAGCAGAGATCCTATTTGAAACAGCTACAGGAAAAAAATGACTCTGACAG CTTCCCTAGTGAGGTATCAAGCAGAAGGACCAGGCCAGAGGAACCGCTGTCTTCGCTGAACAGCCTCAGCCACTCTGACTCTCTATCCTTCAGAAGACCCAACCTCAG TGGAGCGGACTCTAGCAGCCACCATAGTCCGTCACGTGCCTCGACAGACCCCAGAGAAcggacaaaaaaagaagcagtaGAGGGGAAATTGAGGAAGGGGGAAGCTAAAGAGAGGACGGAGAGGGAAGCAGGCAGCAGCTCCATAGACGAGGAAGTTATTACAGCAGCGAATGATTCCCTCTGCAGTGACAGCATCCCCTCTGCAGTAGATGAGAAAG GAGACAGTACGTCAGTGGCAACTGAGTACTCTCTCAAGTTTGATGAGTCCATGACAGAAGATGAGATAGAAGAGCGCTCCTTCCGCTCTCTGCTGCCGTCTGAGGCTCACCGCCGTGGAACCATGGAGAAGAAGTCCCGCCACCATGAGGAATCGGATGATGGAGCCAGTCACAACACAACATTGGTTTCAGGGGCACAGAATATCTTAAAG TCTCAGGATGCAAACATGGCCTTTTCTAGTGGACAGGATAGCTTTTCCCAGTTCACAATGGACATGGTGCGTCAGTACATGAAGGACGAGGAGGTGAGACTGCAGCACCAGAGCTCTCTGCTGCATCTTCGCCAGAAAGCTGTCAAAGAGAAGACCAGAACTGAGCTAGCCTGGCTAGAGCACCAGAAAAAGAGGCTGAGGGACAAGGGAGAGGATGACAAAATGCCACCCATCAGGAAGAAGCAGAGGGGCCTTCTGATGAAACTACAGCAGGAACAG GCTGAGATCAAGCGACTTCAGGAGGCCAACAGAGCAGCCAGGAAGGAAAGGCAGCTGTTGCTGAAGCAGCAGGAGGAGATTGAGCGGATGAGAAACTCTACATTCAGACTTAAGGAGCGTCTCAAGTGTGCTGGGGGTGAAGCGCCACCT GAGACTCCTGTGTCAGAAACCCCTGTGTCCGAGGCAGCCTCTTCCAATATGAGACATGCTGAAGATATCCGCAGCCCCTCTCCCTCGCTCTCCGTCTCTGGAAGTGAGACCAGCAGCATCATGCAGAAGCTCAAGAAGATGCGCTCTCACATGGATGAAAA ACACTGTTCTCCTGTCCACTACTTCTTCTCTGTGTTCACGGCCCATCACTGGGCCTCCCTCAGTGTCTGTCTTCCCAACCTTCACCCTAAATTCCAGCTCTTTATCTACAACCAGTTGGTCAG GTTTCTGACAAAGCGGGAGCAGCAGCTTATGCAAAGGCGTCACCATGCTGAAGAGCTGCTGCAATGGAAACAGCGTCTGGaccaggaggaggcagaggtcCGTCGGATGGAAAAGGAGGCCCTGGCTGTTTGGGACAGACAAACACCTCGGGACATGGCAAAGGGTCAGGAAAAGGAGATCCCTGACATTAGCCCCAGCCCCAGTCACCATCGAAGCTCAGAGCCCAAAACTGACAGTGAGAAAG ACTATGTGAGTGAAGGCGACTGTTCCCCAGCGACACCTGAGTCCAGTATACACACAGAGGGACTGGGGTCCCAGCAACCTGAAAGCCCATCTTCAGTACAACCTGCATCAATCCCTGAAACACCTTTGGCCTCTGTGCAGAGTAGCCCTGCAAATTACACCCAGGACTTTACTTCCGCTTCCCAGTCACCTAGCAAACAA TCTTTCCAGTCTCTACTTAAAGGCAGCCACAGCTCTGCTGCCTCTCCTTCAGATAGAAGCAGCAAAACCAAGATGCAGCTTTCCTCTTCCCGGACCGCCAACCATGCCCTCACTCAGCCAACTGAATCCCCCATGCTCATACAGACTG AACCCATTTCAGACCAGAGTGACATAGAGAGCCGTATCAAGGCCCTGAAAGAAGAACTCAGAAAGCGAAAATATATGGCCTACCAGTTGaagaaagagcagaagaaaaGGAACAAGGAGCGCCTGAAGGCACAGGAGGCCAGCCTACTGAAGCAACTGGAG AGCTATAACAACTTCATTGAGAAAACTAAGGCAGAACTGAACAAGGAGCCAGACTCCACACCTGATACGCAGTCCCAGATCAAAGATACCACCTCAGTCGCAGAGCAGTCCAGTATTAAACCACCTGCTCACTG GTCAGACACCAGCAAAATCTCTGAATCTGAAAGGGCGCAAAATGATGCTTCATTAGATTGCA ATGCCCTTCCTCAACCTGATCTTAGTAAATCCACCTCAGTGCCTGAAGAATTGTCTGATGAAGACGACGCACCAACAGTCACCACATCCCCAGTTTATGACAGCCCTGAGTGTCCGCCCTCAGGGCCGAGGAGCTGCCTGGCCAGAGTGGGTCTTTTAAGACCTTCTTCTAAGGAAGCCCAGGCACAGATAGATGAGTCTGGGGATGAGAACATTGTGTCTTATCAAAGATCTGACATTCAGGAAGAACTGAAGATAGAAGTAAGCTCCACATTTGAGGATCAACATTCTGAACGTCTTCTGAAACTAGAAAAAGATGACAGACTCGACTTCCAAGAGAAGCTGTCTGCATCTAAACATGTTTCTTCTTCCATGAGTGAAGAACATCGATATTCACCAACTGTTAGCCTAGAACAAGatacagaaataaagaaaagggaaaCATCTGAAGCTGAGGAAGCTGAAAAATCTATTGTTATTTCCTCTAGTAAGTCACATTCAGTTGCAATGGACCTCAAAACGTCACCTCCTTTAAGCTATAGATCTGCAGCCAGTGAGCATGACATGGTGGCCTTGTCTTCAAAGAAGGGGGCACCAATAAAGGATGTCAAGGTCTCTTCTCCCATAGCAGATGGTTATCATGAGGACTTTGAGTCTTCAGCGGATTCTTCCCCCAGGGAGGAACATCATAGTTCCAAGCCTGCCTCTCAAATCTCAGTTGCCCCTACTGAGATCAAGGGTTTGAGAAAGGACTCCCCAAGCAGAGCCACGCCGTATGACAGCCAGGATGAAGAGGTAGACGAGGAAATATCTGAAGAACTGAGTCACCATTTAGGGACTAGTGGAGCTAGCTGCCAATCTGGGAGGCTGCTTGATCTTCATAACCACACAGAAGACTCCAAACATGACATCAAGGATATTATTCATTCCAGCCGCTCACCACCCATCTCTCCTTTGCATACCCCTATCTCTCCAGTTATAGATGAAATGCCAAGTTTTAGCATCGGGGATCGTGTTCTTGTTGGTAGTGTTCAGCCTGGCACTCTGAGATTTAAAGGTCCAACAAGCTTTGCTAATGGTTTCTGGGCTGGTGTAGAGTTGGATAAGTCTGAGGGGAGCAACAATGGCACTTATGATGGGGTAGTATACTTCAGGTGTGATGAGAGCCACGGTATCTTTGCTCCTCCAGACAAGATCACACACCTACCAGCCAAGTTTGAGATTTACACAGACACCACTGAGGATGAGGACTCATTCTGTGATGGTCTGTCAGATAAAGATGGGGAACAACGTAAAACAGATGAGCACCAATCCCAAAAGCAAGGAAATCTGAAGAGTGAAAATGATCAAACATCTAATGAGATCAATGAGTCTGGAGATAAAAAGGTAACAGAGTCTGTTCACAAGATTGGATCCCACCTCAATTTACAGCAATACAAAGAATCTAAGCATCCCATTTCTAATGGCAACACTAGGGACGTAATGTTAAATTTCGAAAATGCACCAACCACCCTCCTCATCTCCGACGAGGACAAGATTGACCAGGGCAAGCAGAGTCGGAAGGAGATTACTGCCCTTGTTGAGAGAGTAGAGGTAGACTCACACCAGTTTGGTCCTGCTGATCTTTCCACTGATATCAGGAATGATAAGGGAGAACAGAAGGACAGAGACTTACTGGACACATTTGCAGACAAGCTCCTCAACAACTTTGTAAAAGACACTTTGACACAGCTTGCTGAAATTAAAAAGGCTAAAGAGCAGAAAATAGAAGCTGCCAACCAGATGAATGGATACCTGATTAGTGAAAATGTTGAACAAGAAGAATGGTTCTCTTCAGTGCAACAAAAAGATGGTCTACCCTACTTCCTACCTGCGGAAAAAGAGGAGCTGTCTTCTCCAGAGCTGTGTAACCaaccg GAGAGTCCGGTGTTGGGGGCCAGGGGTCAGGAGGAGCTCGCCAAACGACTGGCAGAGCTGGAACTTAGCCGTGAACTGCTAGATGAGCTGGGTGAAGATCAGGACTGGTTTGATGAGGACTTTGGCCTTAGCTCCCGTAGAGAACAGCAGAGActcaaacagagagaggaggaggtgaggcTGGGGAGGTCTGGCTTATCAGCTGGACTAGCCCTGGGGGAGCTGGCCTCATCAGGTGGGGAACATCAGGTTAAGACTCCACCTAGACCGGAGCTACCTCTCCCCCTGCCTCCAAAACTACCTGAGCAGCCTGCCATGGTGGTGCCCCACTCAGCCACAGAAGTTGAGAAGATGGTCTATGCTGCGACTAAGGAGATCTGGGAGAGCTGCTGTCTGGGGAAGGAGGGAGCACTGATCCTTGCACAACTGCCAAACCCCAAACCTTCACAAGAGTATCTGGGTATAGAGGCCAGGAGCCAGGACCAGGAGGCCCTCTGCGTTCGGAGCTACCGAAAG GCTGTGTACGACCTGACTTGGGAGATGCTTCAGGAGATCTATGCTGAGGACCCTAACGCAGATCAGCCTCAGTGGGTCAAACCACGTCGAGTCAAGTCCTCCTTTTCCCACAGAGTAAAGACACCAGGAGACCTCACCAAAATCCAG GAATTCATCTCAGCAGAAGTACTGAAACTGTACGGTCTGACAAAAGATCATAGCCAGAAGACTGACTGGCAGAAGATGCtcaaatttggaaaaaagaaGCGAGACAGAGTCGATCACATTCTG gtTCAGGAACTCCATGAGGAGGAAGCCCAGTGGGTCAACTATGATGAGGACGAGCTGTTTGTGAAGATGCAGCTTGCAGACAGCATCTTTGATGCTTTGCTGAAGGACACTGCAAACGTGCTGACGCTAATCTATGATAAGAAGGCCAAAAGAGAAAACGCCCTCTCCTGA